The following are encoded together in the Pedobacter steynii genome:
- a CDS encoding DUF6022 family protein, with protein MNTINAESSISSIAIFIQEHMEQNWDVILRNHPLKLLKAYEEMSEAAYGVYFQLLLEPVVQKLRKSGFRMRPRLPGNLNISREWGEEHHRERWIWTAIKYPDGSDCGTIVTVIFHDHTEFRIPEMPRVRALNVTSNPEVIKALSFISPEFTMAKDTQTEYAEYLKNTRGTSF; from the coding sequence ATGAATACAATCAATGCGGAAAGCTCTATTAGCTCCATTGCCATATTTATTCAGGAACATATGGAACAAAACTGGGATGTCATCCTGAGGAACCATCCCCTGAAGTTATTAAAGGCTTATGAGGAAATGTCTGAAGCGGCTTATGGGGTGTATTTTCAGCTCCTTCTGGAGCCTGTTGTTCAGAAACTCAGGAAGTCGGGTTTCCGTATGCGGCCAAGATTGCCTGGAAATTTAAACATTTCCAGAGAATGGGGGGAGGAGCATCATAGAGAACGCTGGATATGGACCGCTATAAAATATCCGGATGGGAGTGATTGCGGAACGATCGTAACGGTAATTTTTCATGACCATACGGAATTTAGAATACCGGAAATGCCCAGAGTGAGGGCGTTGAATGTAACCTCAAATCCAGAGGTAATCAAGGCGCTTTCCTTTATTTCACCCGAATTTACCATGGCAAAAGATACCCAAACGGAATATGCTGAGTATTTAAAAAACACCAGAGGAACCTCATTCTAA
- a CDS encoding winged helix-turn-helix transcriptional regulator — MKDFIHQNKIYYSPVEFAMAHIGGVWKMPIILCLGTQALRYGELKERIKHISDKMLITQLRELEERGMLSRTAYREKPPRVDYQLTERGVQALPVIHQLHKYGQTLMQLEGINT; from the coding sequence TTGAAAGATTTCATCCATCAAAACAAAATATATTACAGTCCGGTTGAATTTGCCATGGCCCATATTGGAGGAGTCTGGAAGATGCCAATTATTTTATGTCTGGGAACACAGGCATTAAGATATGGGGAGCTAAAGGAAAGAATTAAACACATTTCAGACAAGATGCTCATTACCCAATTACGGGAATTGGAAGAAAGGGGGATGTTGAGCAGAACTGCCTACCGGGAGAAACCTCCAAGAGTAGACTATCAGCTTACCGAAAGAGGAGTACAAGCATTACCGGTGATTCATCAGCTCCATAAATATGGCCAGACGCTGATGCAGCTGGAAGGAATAAATACTTAA
- a CDS encoding Lrp/AsnC family transcriptional regulator, translated as MGAQTEQAGHAQVTLDDKDYEILKLLQENSKLTIREIASKVHLSPTPTHERIKRLEREGVIRKYVALLDNRKINKGITVIVQISLKEHNKRAAQEFIDAVLEFKEVTECYNISGDFDFMLKIVVESMGSFHYFSVNKLSEISGIAQTKSIFVMDTIKETPLLL; from the coding sequence ATGGGAGCTCAAACAGAACAAGCCGGACACGCTCAGGTAACATTAGATGATAAAGACTATGAAATTTTGAAGCTGCTACAGGAAAATTCGAAGCTGACTATCCGTGAAATTGCTTCAAAAGTACACCTGAGTCCAACGCCAACCCATGAAAGGATCAAGCGTCTGGAAAGAGAGGGAGTAATCAGAAAATATGTAGCGCTACTGGATAACCGGAAAATCAATAAAGGAATTACAGTCATCGTTCAGATTTCACTCAAGGAGCACAATAAAAGAGCTGCGCAGGAATTTATAGATGCGGTATTGGAATTTAAGGAGGTCACTGAATGCTACAACATTTCCGGAGATTTCGATTTTATGCTCAAAATTGTGGTGGAAAGTATGGGAAGCTTTCATTATTTCTCCGTAAACAAGCTGAGCGAAATCTCAGGAATAGCACAAACCAAAAGCATATTTGTAATGGATACGATCAAAGAAACGCCGCTATTGCTTTAA
- a CDS encoding MFS transporter has protein sequence MIQRKNLILAIASVGIFVEALDIAIVNLAIPSIQSDYGLSSDKVQWLQTLYVLLYGGFLIIGGKLSDLIGKKNIFIAGSVIFLLTSLGAGLAPSFEMLAFFRAAQGIGAALIMPSAFSIVTHTFTEPRERAKAIGIFSSFAAIGSGSGLALGGIITTFWGWQWVFFINVPVLTAIIILSWYYLTADPIRKVKPRPDLISGFLLVLVLLMLSYGVHELGRIREHYFLLMALTIAVIAGTRVILQRLKGQKEPLIDSSLFRSKATVTGIGVFMLLGAYFTGYMFILSLLLQKDMHFTAAKAGITLVPFSLLSALFAKFVLPPLMKRLNVWQTGVFGMSLMVGGAGFLLGSVLMNHNLILLLCSAACVSGLGMTICYTSLSVISVQGIPPQHYGLASSLATTSYFLGGGIGLSVLSLFIIAKGPGNSVSNSSIIVLCIYAIAALAWLASYTKKHVALERPSLAGE, from the coding sequence ATGATTCAAAGAAAGAACCTGATCCTTGCCATCGCCTCTGTTGGTATATTTGTAGAAGCCCTCGACATTGCCATTGTCAACCTGGCTATTCCATCTATACAATCAGATTATGGCTTAAGCAGTGATAAGGTACAGTGGTTACAAACGCTTTATGTGTTGTTATACGGCGGATTTCTAATCATTGGCGGAAAACTTTCTGACCTCATTGGTAAAAAGAACATTTTTATTGCAGGTTCTGTTATATTTCTGCTTACGTCTTTGGGGGCCGGGCTCGCTCCTTCTTTTGAAATGCTCGCTTTTTTCCGGGCAGCTCAGGGGATCGGTGCTGCATTGATTATGCCATCTGCATTTTCTATCGTCACCCATACTTTTACTGAGCCCAGAGAACGTGCCAAGGCTATTGGTATATTCAGTTCTTTTGCCGCCATCGGATCGGGAAGTGGTTTAGCTCTGGGCGGTATCATCACCACCTTTTGGGGTTGGCAATGGGTATTTTTCATCAATGTCCCTGTTTTAACTGCAATTATTATCCTTTCCTGGTATTATTTAACTGCTGATCCGATAAGAAAAGTCAAACCAAGACCTGATCTTATTTCCGGTTTCTTATTGGTCCTTGTTTTATTGATGCTTAGCTATGGAGTTCATGAGCTGGGCAGGATACGGGAACATTACTTCCTGTTGATGGCATTGACAATTGCAGTAATTGCCGGAACCAGGGTGATTCTACAGCGCTTAAAAGGGCAAAAGGAACCCTTAATAGATAGTTCTCTTTTCCGCTCAAAAGCCACAGTGACCGGTATAGGGGTGTTTATGCTTCTTGGAGCATACTTTACTGGGTATATGTTTATTTTATCTCTTTTATTACAGAAAGACATGCATTTTACAGCTGCAAAAGCAGGAATTACCCTTGTGCCTTTCAGTCTTTTGTCTGCACTTTTCGCCAAATTTGTTTTGCCACCACTCATGAAAAGGCTCAATGTCTGGCAGACGGGTGTCTTTGGAATGTCTCTGATGGTAGGTGGTGCAGGTTTTCTGCTGGGTTCTGTATTGATGAACCATAACCTGATTTTATTGCTTTGTTCTGCAGCTTGTGTTTCCGGATTGGGAATGACCATTTGTTATACCAGCTTATCGGTAATTTCTGTACAGGGGATTCCGCCACAGCATTATGGCCTGGCATCCAGCTTAGCTACCACCTCTTACTTTCTGGGAGGAGGAATAGGACTATCTGTTCTTTCTTTATTCATTATCGCTAAGGGTCCCGGAAATTCGGTCAGCAATTCGTCTATTATTGTGCTTTGTATATACGCGATTGCGGCGTTAGCCTGGCTGGCTTCCTATACAAAAAAACATGTCGCACTGGAACGTCCGTCTCTGGCCGGAGAATAA
- a CDS encoding PAS domain-containing sensor histidine kinase: protein MKDRTLPTPELLSAYETVPGMYLVLSAELIILTASDSYLKAKALNRAEITGRFIFDVFPPDPAVPYELGFAASLQEVLSTGKPHQLPLIRQELPDSGNKTHNRQRYMDITHTPFADEEGEVQYIVQHSFDVTDLVRAKKGVEQREKELWASEKHLGFLLNAMPQQVWTATAEGVINYVNQICCFDFGKNAAELKELGWESFVHPEDLPGCVKAWKKALQTQVEYMVEFRLLMWDGAYKWFLGKAIPLIENGTLRLWMGTNTNIDLQKSNEQKKDEFLSIASHELKTPLTTIKAFNQLMKKTNDMGKLQGFVEKSAANIFRLEKLISDLLDVTKINAGKMTYSMTEFDFGQMLEESVESVQYISPDHELVLQEKVEVNYTGDRFRIEQVLNNFLSNAVKYSPGGGKVLINSRLQQGNVMVSVQDFGIGIASNDLQRLFERYYRVDNSALRFEGLGLGLFISSEILKRHQGSFWLESRLGEGSTFYFRLPLSKTRSSKPIIQKPLYYKDDHITIAYHQEHRRLDVDWTGFQSFESVQHGGMKLLEMLKDNQCSKILNDNRNVLGTWSEAAEWTGEVWFPMIEKAGLKYFAWIYSPSMFSRLSAKKSVDIAVGNVVTQFFTDPDFAEDWLNSK from the coding sequence ATGAAAGATAGAACTTTACCCACACCTGAACTTTTAAGCGCTTACGAAACTGTACCAGGTATGTACCTTGTTCTTTCAGCTGAGCTTATCATCCTTACTGCCAGCGATTCTTATTTAAAAGCAAAGGCGCTGAACCGCGCCGAAATCACCGGGAGATTTATTTTTGATGTTTTTCCTCCCGATCCCGCAGTTCCTTATGAACTTGGATTTGCAGCTTCCCTACAGGAAGTACTCAGCACAGGAAAACCACATCAATTGCCTTTAATACGACAGGAATTGCCCGATTCGGGCAACAAAACCCATAACAGGCAGCGGTATATGGACATCACCCATACCCCTTTTGCAGATGAGGAGGGAGAGGTTCAGTATATTGTTCAGCATAGTTTTGACGTCACTGACCTGGTTCGAGCAAAAAAGGGAGTGGAACAACGTGAAAAAGAGTTATGGGCGAGTGAGAAGCATCTCGGCTTTCTTTTAAATGCGATGCCTCAGCAGGTCTGGACGGCTACAGCTGAGGGCGTTATCAACTATGTGAACCAGATCTGCTGTTTTGATTTTGGTAAAAATGCAGCCGAACTTAAAGAACTGGGCTGGGAGAGTTTTGTACACCCTGAAGATCTTCCAGGTTGTGTGAAAGCCTGGAAAAAAGCATTGCAAACCCAGGTGGAGTATATGGTAGAATTTCGTCTGCTGATGTGGGACGGAGCGTATAAATGGTTTCTAGGCAAAGCGATCCCGTTGATTGAAAATGGGACCTTAAGGTTATGGATGGGAACGAACACCAATATCGATCTTCAAAAAAGTAATGAACAGAAAAAGGACGAATTTCTTTCTATCGCCAGTCATGAGCTTAAAACTCCGCTGACCACCATCAAGGCTTTCAATCAGCTGATGAAAAAGACGAACGACATGGGGAAGCTACAAGGTTTTGTGGAGAAATCTGCCGCCAATATCTTTCGATTGGAAAAGCTCATCAGCGACCTCCTGGATGTAACCAAGATTAATGCCGGTAAGATGACTTATTCTATGACTGAGTTTGATTTCGGTCAGATGCTGGAGGAAAGTGTAGAAAGTGTCCAGTATATTTCTCCTGACCATGAGCTGGTGCTGCAGGAAAAGGTGGAAGTGAACTATACAGGAGACCGTTTTAGAATTGAACAGGTATTGAATAATTTTCTAAGCAATGCGGTCAAATATTCGCCGGGTGGAGGTAAGGTGCTGATCAACAGTCGGCTTCAGCAGGGCAACGTGATGGTCTCTGTACAGGACTTTGGAATTGGAATTGCCAGCAATGACTTGCAACGCCTGTTTGAACGTTATTACCGTGTAGACAATTCTGCGCTGAGGTTTGAAGGACTTGGCCTGGGGTTATTTATTTCCTCAGAGATATTAAAACGTCATCAGGGGAGCTTTTGGCTGGAAAGCAGGCTGGGAGAAGGTTCTACCTTTTATTTCAGGCTTCCGCTTTCCAAAACAAGATCTTCAAAGCCGATTATTCAAAAGCCCCTTTATTATAAAGATGATCATATTACGATCGCTTATCATCAGGAGCACAGACGTCTGGATGTAGACTGGACCGGCTTTCAGAGCTTTGAATCCGTACAACATGGTGGAATGAAGCTGCTGGAGATGCTGAAGGACAACCAATGCAGCAAAATCCTGAACGACAACAGGAATGTTTTGGGCACCTGGTCTGAAGCGGCCGAATGGACAGGAGAGGTCTGGTTTCCAATGATTGAAAAAGCAGGGTTGAAGTATTTTGCCTGGATCTATTCGCCAAGTATGTTCAGTCGGCTGTCGGCGAAAAAAAGTGTAGACATTGCCGTTGGGAATGTCGTTACACAGTTTTTTACCGATCCGGATTTCGCTGAAGACTGGCTGAACAGCAAATAA